A genomic stretch from Moraxella nasicaprae includes:
- the murA gene encoding UDP-N-acetylglucosamine 1-carboxyvinyltransferase, with product MDKFKIIGKSRIAGEVVVSGSKNAALPLLAAMILPTTQTVLHNVPTLKDTTTLIELIAGTGVKIHKEGNTVVADASQVTHYYAPYELVRTMRASILVLGPLLARFGEAEVSLPGGCSIGSRPVDQHLKALEAMGATIVVENGYVKATAPAGGRLLGCDFSFDMVTVGGTENTIMAAALAKGTTRLENCATEPEVVDLANMLVAMGAKISGIGTTTMIIEGVDSLHGCEYSVIADRIETGSYLAGALMSEGDVLTKNTSAEFLHPVLKKFEAMGATITTGDDWIRAVMKGRPKAVDIRTQVHPGFPTDMQAQLMAVCCLAEGTSTIIENIFENRFMHVPELQRLGANIKVDGHTAVVVGVDKFTPAPVMATDLRASMSLVMAAACAEGESIIDRIYHIDRGYDDVENKLRALGVNIERIKG from the coding sequence ATGGATAAATTTAAAATCATAGGCAAAAGCCGCATCGCAGGTGAAGTGGTTGTTTCTGGCTCCAAAAACGCTGCATTACCCCTATTGGCAGCGATGATTTTGCCAACCACTCAAACAGTTTTGCATAATGTTCCAACCCTAAAAGACACCACAACCCTGATTGAGCTGATTGCTGGTACTGGCGTAAAAATTCACAAAGAGGGCAATACGGTTGTGGCTGATGCCAGTCAAGTGACCCATTATTATGCACCTTATGAATTGGTGCGTACGATGCGTGCGTCTATCTTGGTATTAGGACCATTATTGGCTCGTTTTGGCGAGGCGGAGGTATCTTTACCAGGTGGTTGTTCTATCGGTTCTCGCCCTGTGGATCAGCACCTAAAAGCCTTAGAAGCGATGGGAGCCACCATCGTGGTGGAAAATGGCTATGTCAAGGCAACAGCCCCAGCAGGTGGTCGTTTGCTTGGTTGTGATTTTAGCTTCGATATGGTTACGGTGGGTGGTACTGAAAATACCATCATGGCGGCAGCTTTGGCAAAAGGTACTACTCGCCTAGAAAACTGTGCCACAGAGCCTGAGGTGGTTGATTTGGCGAATATGCTTGTGGCGATGGGTGCTAAAATCAGCGGTATCGGCACGACCACGATGATTATCGAGGGTGTGGATAGCTTGCATGGTTGCGAATACAGCGTCATTGCTGACCGCATTGAGACGGGCTCATATTTGGCAGGTGCTTTGATGAGCGAAGGCGATGTCTTAACCAAAAATACTTCGGCAGAATTTTTGCATCCTGTTTTAAAGAAATTTGAGGCAATGGGGGCAACCATCACCACAGGCGATGACTGGATTCGTGCGGTGATGAAAGGTCGTCCAAAGGCGGTGGATATTCGCACACAGGTACATCCTGGCTTCCCAACGGACATGCAAGCACAGCTGATGGCGGTTTGTTGCTTGGCAGAAGGCACCAGCACCATCATCGAAAACATCTTTGAAAATCGCTTCATGCATGTGCCAGAGCTACAAAGATTGGGTGCTAACATCAAAGTCGATGGTCATACTGCGGTGGTGGTGGGTGTGGATAAATTTACCCCAGCTCCTGTGATGGCGACCGACCTTCGAGCTTCTATGTCGCTTGTGATGGCGGCAGCTTGTGCCGAAGGCGAAAGCATCATTGACCGTATTTATCACATTGATAGAGGTTATGATGATGTCGAAAACAAACTGCGTGCTTTGGGTGTGAATATCGAACGCATCAAAGGCTAA
- the hisC gene encoding histidinol-phosphate transaminase, with product MDKRLWSDKAKSLTPYVPGEQPKHDNLCKLNTNENPFAPSPKVMDAIGAVLANDANTLRLYPEPESDELCSVLADYHGLDTSQVFVGNGSDEVLALVFASFFMKDKPLLLPDISYSFYPVYAQTFGVATKSIALDESFAINVDDYVGECGGIIFANPNAPTGRLMPIAQIRQLAQRHTDAVVVVDEAYIDYADDVSTASAISLIDEFDNIVVVQTFSKSRALAGMRVGVAFANPSLIAALMAMKNSFNSYPLDRLAQAAAIASIQDEAYFQEKRQAVIHLRQDLTAHLQQLGFEVLPSAANFVFAKPSQMPAAIIAEKLREEGVIIRHFKQARIENYLRISVGNREQNARLIEVLTQILA from the coding sequence ATGGATAAGCGTCTATGGAGTGATAAGGCAAAGAGCCTAACCCCTTATGTGCCAGGCGAACAGCCAAAGCATGATAATCTGTGCAAACTTAACACCAACGAAAATCCTTTTGCCCCTAGTCCAAAGGTCATGGACGCCATTGGTGCGGTGCTTGCCAATGATGCAAACACTCTTAGGCTTTATCCAGAGCCTGAGTCCGATGAACTTTGTTCGGTGCTGGCTGACTATCATGGGCTTGATACTTCCCAAGTGTTTGTGGGTAATGGCTCGGACGAGGTATTGGCATTGGTTTTTGCCAGCTTTTTTATGAAAGATAAGCCGTTGCTATTGCCTGACATCAGTTATAGTTTTTATCCAGTATATGCTCAAACCTTTGGTGTTGCGACCAAAAGCATCGCCCTTGATGAGAGTTTTGCCATCAATGTTGATGACTATGTTGGCGAATGTGGCGGAATTATTTTTGCCAATCCTAATGCTCCAACAGGTCGGTTGATGCCGATTGCACAGATTCGTCAGCTTGCCCAAAGACATACTGATGCAGTGGTGGTGGTTGATGAGGCGTACATTGACTATGCTGATGATGTATCGACTGCCTCTGCCATCAGTTTGATTGATGAATTTGATAATATTGTGGTGGTGCAAACTTTCTCAAAATCTCGTGCATTGGCAGGCATGCGTGTGGGTGTGGCGTTTGCCAATCCAAGCCTAATCGCTGCTTTGATGGCGATGAAAAACAGTTTTAACAGTTATCCACTTGATCGTTTGGCACAAGCAGCCGCCATCGCCAGCATTCAAGATGAGGCTTACTTTCAAGAAAAACGCCAAGCAGTGATTCATTTACGACAAGATTTGACGGCTCATTTACAACAGCTTGGTTTTGAAGTTTTGCCGTCAGCGGCTAATTTTGTGTTTGCCAAACCAAGTCAAATGCCTGCCGCCATCATTGCTGAAAAATTGCGTGAAGAGGGCGTGATTATTCGTCATTTTAAGCAGGCACGCATTGAGAATTATCTGCGTATCAGTGTTGGTAATCGTGAGCAAAATGCTCGATTGATTGAAGTTTTGACGCAGATTTTGGCGTGA
- a CDS encoding fumarate hydratase → MMTVIKQDDFIQSIADAFQYISYYHPTDYIEALVEALEKEENPAAKDAMTQILVNSRMCAEGKRPICQDTGIATVFLKVGMNVQWDATMSVAEMVNEGVRRAYNHPDNTLRASVLADPAGKRINTKDNTPAVIHMEIVAGDKVEVTCAAKGGGSENKSKLAMLNPSDNIVDWVLKTIPEMGAGWCPPGILGIGIGGTPEKAALLAKESLMSHIDIHELKEKADSGAQLSTTEALRLELYEKVNALGIGAQGLGGLTTVLDVKILDYPTHAASKPIAMIPNCAATRHVEFELDGSGPVQLDPPSLDAYPDITYSPENGKRVNVDTLTKEEVATWQTGDVILLSGKIYTGRDAAHKRMTDMLNKGETLPVDFTNKLIYYVGPVDPVRDEVVGPAGPTTATRMDKFTRQMLEQTGLLGMIGKSERGKAACEAIADNKAVYLMAVGGSAYLVSKAIKNAKVVAFEDLGMEAIYEFEVKDMPVTVAVDSSGSSVHATAPKIWQAKIGKIPVSQE, encoded by the coding sequence ATTATGACCGTCATTAAGCAAGACGATTTTATCCAAAGTATTGCTGATGCTTTTCAATACATCAGCTATTATCACCCAACCGATTATATCGAGGCATTGGTTGAGGCATTAGAAAAAGAAGAAAACCCTGCCGCCAAAGATGCGATGACACAGATTTTGGTCAATAGCCGTATGTGTGCCGAAGGCAAACGACCTATTTGTCAAGATACAGGCATTGCGACGGTATTTTTGAAAGTGGGCATGAATGTGCAATGGGACGCTACCATGAGTGTGGCAGAGATGGTCAATGAGGGCGTGCGTCGTGCCTACAACCACCCTGACAACACCCTGCGTGCCTCTGTACTTGCTGACCCCGCAGGTAAGCGTATCAACACCAAAGACAATACCCCTGCGGTGATTCACATGGAAATCGTGGCAGGCGACAAGGTGGAAGTGACCTGTGCTGCCAAAGGCGGTGGTTCTGAAAACAAATCAAAACTTGCCATGCTTAATCCATCGGATAACATCGTTGATTGGGTGCTAAAAACCATTCCAGAAATGGGTGCTGGCTGGTGTCCACCAGGCATTCTTGGTATCGGTATTGGCGGCACACCAGAAAAGGCGGCCTTGCTTGCCAAAGAAAGTCTGATGAGCCATATTGATATTCATGAACTGAAAGAAAAAGCAGACAGTGGGGCACAGCTTTCTACGACAGAGGCATTGCGATTAGAGTTGTACGAAAAAGTCAATGCATTGGGCATTGGTGCTCAGGGTTTGGGCGGTCTAACCACTGTGCTTGATGTTAAAATCCTAGATTACCCAACACACGCTGCCTCTAAGCCAATCGCCATGATTCCAAACTGTGCTGCCACTCGCCATGTGGAATTTGAGTTGGACGGTTCAGGTCCTGTACAGCTTGACCCGCCAAGTTTAGATGCTTATCCTGACATTACTTATAGCCCAGAAAATGGCAAGCGAGTTAATGTTGATACTTTGACCAAAGAAGAAGTGGCGACATGGCAAACAGGCGATGTGATTTTGCTCAGTGGTAAAATCTATACAGGTCGAGATGCTGCTCACAAACGCATGACCGACATGCTAAATAAGGGCGAAACTTTGCCAGTTGATTTCACCAACAAGCTCATCTACTATGTTGGACCTGTTGATCCTGTGCGTGATGAAGTGGTGGGTCCAGCAGGGCCGACAACCGCCACTCGCATGGACAAGTTTACCCGTCAGATGCTTGAACAAACAGGTCTGCTTGGTATGATTGGTAAGTCAGAGCGTGGCAAAGCTGCTTGTGAGGCGATTGCTGACAATAAAGCGGTCTATCTGATGGCGGTTGGCGGTAGTGCTTATTTGGTTTCCAAAGCCATCAAAAACGCCAAAGTTGTCGCTTTTGAAGATTTGGGCATGGAGGCGATTTATGAATTTGAAGTCAAAGATATGCCTGTTACTGTTGCCGTAGATAGTAGCGGCAGCTCAGTACACGCCACCGCACCAAAAATTTGGCAAGCCAAAATTGGCAAGATTCCTGTCAGCCAAGAGTGA
- the trxA gene encoding thioredoxin yields the protein MSIINTTDANFDADVLNSDKVVLVDFWAAWCGPCKAIAPVLEELDADYADRVQIVKVDVDANPQTAARFGIRSIPTLFVFKNGEKVDMTVGSQPKTALAQLLDKHL from the coding sequence ATGTCAATCATTAACACCACAGACGCAAACTTTGATGCCGATGTCCTAAACTCTGACAAGGTTGTTTTGGTCGATTTTTGGGCAGCTTGGTGTGGTCCTTGCAAAGCCATCGCTCCTGTTTTAGAAGAGCTAGACGCAGACTATGCTGACCGTGTCCAAATCGTCAAAGTTGATGTTGATGCCAACCCACAGACTGCCGCTCGTTTTGGCATTCGTAGCATTCCAACGCTATTTGTCTTCAAAAATGGCGAAAAAGTTGACATGACCGTTGGCAGCCAACCAAAAACTGCCTTGGCTCAGCTGCTAGACAAGCATCTATAA
- a CDS encoding beta-lactamase hydrolase domain-containing protein, which produces MNKLIPNQNCTSIKVSLQSRTTKNTENIFAMHDQITLYKQIYPSQCPTLANLGYKSLINLRFDDESQNQPNSDAISNSALASGLVYHHLPVSGDHLSNDVVQHFAKLIAHLPKPVMVFCHSGSRAKRLYQSALISGLI; this is translated from the coding sequence ATGAATAAACTTATTCCAAATCAAAATTGCACCAGCATCAAAGTTTCGCTACAATCACGAACAACAAAAAACACGGAAAACATCTTTGCCATGCACGACCAAATCACTTTATACAAACAAATCTACCCAAGCCAATGCCCAACTCTTGCCAATTTGGGTTACAAAAGCCTGATTAACTTGCGATTTGATGACGAAAGCCAAAACCAACCAAACAGCGATGCCATCAGTAATAGTGCATTGGCATCAGGGCTTGTCTATCATCATCTGCCTGTCAGTGGCGACCATCTTAGCAATGATGTCGTGCAGCACTTTGCCAAACTCATCGCTCATCTGCCCAAGCCTGTGATGGTATTTTGTCATTCTGGTTCTCGTGCCAAACGCCTATACCAATCAGCACTAATCAGCGGTCTGATTTGA
- the rho gene encoding transcription termination factor Rho — protein sequence MNLTELKRKSVSELLAIAEQLGLDNMARSRKQDIIFAILKTHARNGEPIYGDGVLEILPDGFGFLRSSEGSYLAGPDDIYVSPSQIRRFNLQTGDSIAGQIRPPKDSERYFALLKVGEINFDTPDRSRHKLIFENLTPLFPTEQLVLETGNGTTEDLTGRIIDLIAPIGKGQRSIIVAPPKAGKTVLLQTIAQSITKNHPNCYLIVLLIDERPEEVTEMQRTVRGEVVASTFDEPPQRHIQVAEMVIEKAKRLVEHKQDVVILLDSITRLARAYNTVMPSSGKVLTGGVDANALERPKRFFGAARNIEEGGSLTIISTALIDTGSKMDSVIFEEFKGTGNQEITLERDLAERRIFPAINIKKSSTRREERLLDEDTLRRVWILRKLMQPMEDSQATEFLLERLKESKTNEEFFEQMIKKAQNS from the coding sequence ATGAATCTAACCGAATTAAAAAGAAAATCCGTTAGCGAACTACTTGCCATCGCTGAGCAGCTTGGTCTTGACAACATGGCTCGCAGCCGCAAACAAGACATTATTTTTGCCATTCTCAAAACCCACGCCAGAAACGGCGAACCCATCTATGGCGATGGCGTATTAGAAATCTTGCCTGATGGCTTTGGTTTTTTGCGTTCATCAGAAGGCTCATATTTGGCGGGTCCTGACGACATCTATGTCAGCCCAAGCCAAATCCGCCGTTTCAATCTTCAAACAGGCGACTCCATCGCAGGGCAAATCCGCCCACCCAAAGATTCTGAACGCTATTTTGCCCTATTAAAAGTTGGCGAGATTAACTTTGACACCCCTGACCGCTCTCGCCATAAGTTGATTTTTGAAAACTTAACACCGCTATTTCCTACCGAACAACTGGTGCTAGAAACAGGTAACGGCACGACCGAAGATTTGACAGGTCGTATCATTGACCTCATCGCCCCCATTGGCAAAGGTCAGCGTTCCATCATTGTTGCCCCACCCAAGGCAGGTAAAACGGTTTTATTACAAACCATTGCTCAATCCATCACCAAAAATCACCCAAACTGCTATCTGATTGTACTGCTGATTGATGAACGCCCAGAGGAAGTCACCGAAATGCAACGCACCGTGCGTGGCGAAGTTGTGGCATCAACCTTTGATGAGCCACCACAACGCCACATTCAAGTTGCTGAGATGGTCATCGAAAAAGCCAAACGCTTGGTCGAGCATAAGCAAGATGTGGTCATTTTGCTAGACAGTATCACCCGTCTGGCTCGTGCGTACAACACCGTGATGCCATCAAGCGGTAAAGTGCTGACTGGCGGTGTGGACGCCAATGCCTTAGAACGCCCAAAACGCTTTTTTGGTGCTGCCCGCAACATCGAGGAAGGGGGCAGCCTTACCATCATCTCAACCGCTCTGATTGACACAGGCTCCAAGATGGATAGCGTGATTTTTGAAGAATTTAAAGGCACAGGCAACCAAGAAATCACCCTAGAAAGAGACCTAGCTGAACGCCGCATTTTCCCTGCCATCAACATCAAAAAATCCAGCACTCGCCGTGAAGAACGATTACTGGACGAAGATACCCTTCGCCGTGTATGGATTTTGCGAAAATTGATGCAACCAATGGAAGATTCACAAGCCACCGAATTTTTGCTTGAACGCCTAAAAGAATCCAAAACCAATGAAGAGTTTTTTGAGCAAATGATTAAAAAAGCCCAAAACAGCTAA
- a CDS encoding BolA family protein yields MNADDLIALLRPHFADAHIEAVNQGNKFELLIVDNAFDGKRLVARQQMIFALVNDHIQSGAMHALTIHALTPAEYADRQA; encoded by the coding sequence ATGAATGCAGATGATTTAATTGCTTTATTACGCCCACATTTTGCTGACGCTCACATTGAGGCGGTCAATCAGGGTAATAAGTTTGAATTATTGATTGTGGATAATGCCTTTGATGGCAAACGATTGGTGGCACGCCAGCAAATGATTTTTGCTTTGGTGAATGACCATATCCAAAGTGGTGCAATGCACGCCCTAACCATTCACGCACTGACCCCAGCCGAGTATGCTGACCGTCAAGCCTAA
- the hisG gene encoding ATP phosphoribosyltransferase: MSVKQISQDDFNGLTIALSKGRILDETLPLFAKAGITPLEDMQQSRKLIFATSDEQVRFLMLRASDVPTYVEHGAADIGVSGKDVLMEYDAQVYELLDLNIAKCRLMTAGVAGFSLPNRRLRIATKYANVARNYFASRGQQVDIIKLYGSMELAPLVGLGDLIVDVVDTGNTLRANGLEPFDEICQVSSRLIANPVSYKRKLTQLRPILQILQQAVSS; the protein is encoded by the coding sequence ATGAGTGTCAAACAGATAAGTCAAGATGACTTTAACGGATTAACCATCGCCCTATCCAAAGGGCGGATTTTGGACGAAACCCTACCATTGTTTGCCAAAGCTGGCATCACGCCACTAGAAGACATGCAACAATCTCGCAAGTTGATTTTCGCCACCAGCGATGAGCAAGTGCGGTTTTTGATGTTGCGAGCCTCTGATGTGCCAACCTATGTGGAGCATGGGGCGGCTGATATCGGTGTCTCTGGCAAAGATGTTTTGATGGAATACGATGCCCAAGTGTACGAATTGCTTGACCTAAATATCGCCAAATGCCGTCTGATGACCGCAGGTGTGGCAGGTTTTTCTTTGCCAAATCGTCGTTTACGCATCGCCACAAAGTATGCCAATGTGGCAAGAAATTATTTTGCCAGTCGTGGGCAGCAGGTGGACATCATTAAGCTGTATGGTTCGATGGAGCTTGCCCCTTTGGTGGGTTTGGGCGATTTGATTGTCGATGTGGTGGATACGGGCAACACCTTGCGTGCTAACGGTCTAGAACCATTTGATGAGATTTGCCAAGTCTCATCACGACTGATTGCCAATCCTGTCAGCTATAAACGAAAATTGACCCAGTTACGACCCATTTTGCAAATTTTACAGCAAGCGGTGTCATCATAA
- a CDS encoding SulP family inorganic anion transporter, translating into MKLQNLIPNWILQFVEKPSRIYAELTAGLMMAVLVIPQSLGYATLAGLPPIMGLYASITPVLVYAWLGASSIASVGPVAVTAIMTASALSHYSLGSPQYIQLAITLAFMVGVILSLASMLRLGWIMQFVSRGVAAGFVSGAAILIILSQIKYILGISLNSDSLILASQGLYAQAKFIHLPTTILGMITLIILLISRYGESIVWGSWLPKKSAGFAGRLFVIILVMFSIWLAHHWQFDDMGIRLLQALPTGFPSASLPTISVDIIVQLLPSALLIALVAFISSSTIAGQHARLRGEDYQPNKDLLGLGLANLTSGLYGGFAVSGGISRTSLNLSVGSNSPLSSIVCAIGIWAILMFFGRQLEGLPYAVLAAVIITSVISMVDKKTFKQAWQHDRADAICFIITFVTAITFGLNAGLVSGILTSFAMMVYRTHQVHIATVGRIDDSEHYRNVKRHSVTTFDGIMLLRIDESLYFGNCQTVHSQLSVHAQDAQIHHLVLIMTAVNHIDLSAQEMLLELNKECLKYQKQLHFAEIKGPVMDKLVGGQLLAQLSGQVFLSTNQAVCKLTNPDADCDE; encoded by the coding sequence ATGAAATTGCAAAATCTTATCCCAAACTGGATTTTGCAATTTGTCGAAAAGCCCAGTCGCATCTATGCTGAACTGACGGCTGGGCTGATGATGGCTGTCTTGGTCATTCCCCAAAGTCTTGGCTATGCCACTTTGGCAGGACTGCCCCCCATCATGGGTTTATACGCCTCCATCACACCTGTCTTGGTGTATGCATGGCTTGGGGCAAGCAGCATTGCTTCGGTCGGACCTGTGGCAGTGACCGCCATCATGACCGCTTCTGCGTTGAGTCATTATAGCCTAGGCAGTCCACAGTATATTCAGCTTGCCATCACGCTGGCTTTTATGGTGGGGGTCATTTTATCACTCGCCAGTATGCTCAGATTGGGCTGGATTATGCAGTTTGTCAGTCGTGGCGTGGCAGCAGGCTTTGTCAGCGGTGCGGCAATTTTAATCATTTTAAGCCAAATCAAATACATCTTGGGCATCTCGCTCAATAGCGACAGTCTTATCTTAGCCAGTCAAGGGCTATACGCACAAGCCAAATTCATTCACTTACCGACCACCATATTGGGCATGATTACGCTCATCATCTTGCTCATCAGTCGCTATGGGGAATCCATCGTATGGGGCAGCTGGCTACCCAAAAAATCCGCAGGCTTTGCAGGTCGTCTGTTTGTCATCATATTAGTCATGTTCTCAATTTGGCTGGCTCATCATTGGCAGTTTGATGATATGGGCATTCGACTCCTACAAGCCCTACCAACAGGCTTTCCTAGTGCCAGTCTGCCCACCATTTCAGTTGACATCATCGTCCAGCTACTACCATCAGCACTGCTGATTGCCCTTGTGGCATTCATTTCTAGTAGTACCATTGCAGGACAGCACGCCAGACTTCGAGGCGAAGATTATCAGCCAAATAAAGACCTATTAGGGCTTGGTCTTGCCAATTTGACCAGTGGTCTGTATGGTGGATTTGCGGTATCTGGGGGTATTTCTCGCACCAGTCTCAATCTGTCTGTTGGCTCAAACTCCCCACTCTCCTCCATCGTCTGTGCCATTGGCATTTGGGCTATTTTGATGTTTTTTGGCAGGCAGTTAGAAGGTTTGCCTTATGCAGTTTTGGCGGCAGTCATCATCACTTCGGTCATCTCAATGGTGGACAAAAAAACCTTCAAACAGGCATGGCAACATGATCGTGCTGATGCGATATGTTTTATCATCACTTTTGTCACCGCCATCACTTTTGGGCTAAATGCTGGCTTAGTCAGCGGTATTTTGACCAGCTTTGCAATGATGGTTTATCGGACACATCAGGTGCATATCGCCACCGTTGGTCGGATTGATGACAGCGAGCATTATCGCAATGTCAAACGACATTCGGTCACAACTTTCGATGGCATTATGTTGTTACGCATTGATGAGAGTTTATATTTTGGCAACTGTCAAACCGTACATAGCCAGCTATCGGTACACGCCCAAGATGCACAGATTCATCATCTTGTCCTTATCATGACAGCGGTCAATCACATTGATTTATCCGCCCAAGAAATGCTACTAGAACTCAACAAAGAGTGCCTTAAATACCAAAAACAGCTGCATTTTGCTGAAATCAAAGGTCCTGTAATGGATAAGCTGGTTGGTGGGCAACTGCTTGCTCAGCTATCAGGACAAGTATTTTTAAGCACCAATCAGGCGGTGTGCAAACTAACCAATCCAGATGCAGATTGTGATGAATAA
- the hisD gene encoding histidinol dehydrogenase, producing MSQQHILKLDSQSPDFADKLNQLLAFETVTDKQLVQVVDDIIAQVRQDGDEAVFALTKQFDQHPASSIEELFINPDKLKLAFDGLNDEVKSALTLAAKRIFAFHEHQKESGFRFVDELGNTLGQKVTPLDSVGIYVPGGLASYPSSVLMNAIPAKVAGVQKITMVVPAPKGVLNPLVLAAAHLAGVDSVITIGGAQAVAALAYGTKRIAKVDKITGPGNKFVAAAKRAVFGQVGIDMIAGPSEVLVYAEGEQADNADWLAMDLLSQAEHDTVAQAIFVTTCPAQLEAVESAINRALQTLPKADIASAALANRGALILVKDRAEGLTVINQVAPEHLELSLDNPDELIEQIRHAGAIFMGRHTPEAIGDYCAGSNHVLPTSGTARFSSPLGVYDFQKKSSLIYCTPQGAKPLAKTADILAIEEDLQAHALSARYRHQE from the coding sequence ATGAGCCAACAACATATTCTAAAATTAGACAGCCAATCGCCAGATTTTGCAGACAAGCTTAATCAGCTATTGGCGTTCGAAACTGTCACGGACAAACAGCTGGTGCAAGTTGTCGATGACATCATTGCCCAAGTACGCCAAGATGGCGATGAAGCGGTGTTTGCTTTGACCAAGCAATTTGACCAGCACCCAGCAAGCAGCATCGAAGAGTTATTCATCAATCCAGACAAGCTGAAATTGGCATTTGATGGGCTAAATGATGAGGTAAAAAGTGCCTTAACACTGGCCGCCAAGCGTATTTTTGCATTTCATGAACATCAAAAAGAATCAGGCTTTCGTTTTGTTGATGAATTGGGCAATACTTTGGGGCAAAAGGTCACGCCACTTGATAGCGTGGGCATCTATGTGCCAGGTGGTTTGGCAAGCTATCCATCGAGTGTGCTGATGAATGCCATTCCTGCCAAAGTTGCTGGCGTGCAGAAGATTACGATGGTTGTTCCTGCCCCAAAAGGCGTGCTAAATCCATTGGTGCTGGCAGCGGCACATCTGGCTGGTGTGGATAGTGTCATTACCATTGGTGGAGCTCAGGCGGTGGCAGCATTGGCTTATGGTACTAAACGCATCGCCAAAGTGGACAAAATCACAGGGCCAGGTAATAAATTTGTCGCTGCTGCCAAACGAGCTGTTTTTGGACAAGTGGGCATTGACATGATTGCTGGACCTTCTGAGGTGTTGGTCTATGCCGAAGGCGAGCAGGCGGACAATGCTGATTGGTTGGCGATGGATTTGTTGAGCCAAGCTGAGCATGATACAGTGGCACAAGCGATTTTTGTGACCACTTGCCCAGCTCAGCTTGAAGCGGTGGAAAGTGCCATCAATCGGGCATTACAAACCTTGCCAAAAGCAGATATTGCCAGTGCAGCACTTGCCAATCGTGGGGCGTTGATTTTGGTCAAGGATAGAGCAGAGGGCTTGACGGTCATCAATCAAGTTGCCCCAGAACATTTGGAGTTGTCGCTGGATAATCCTGATGAATTGATTGAGCAAATTCGACACGCTGGGGCGATTTTTATGGGTCGTCATACCCCAGAGGCGATTGGCGATTATTGTGCTGGTAGCAACCATGTGCTGCCTACTTCTGGCACAGCTCGTTTTTCATCACCGCTTGGCGTGTATGATTTTCAAAAAAAATCATCATTGATTTATTGTACGCCACAAGGGGCAAAACCGCTTGCCAAGACAGCCGATATTTTGGCGATTGAGGAGGATTTGCAAGCCCACGCCCTATCAGCCCGCTATCGTCATCAGGAGTGA
- a CDS encoding RluA family pseudouridine synthase, producing MTLSDGDIVRLNQQESEQSDEFFLQFAKQITVYEDEDIWVLDKPAGLLSVDGRTLKVSLQSRLLRVNPQIKLIHRLDMDTSGLIIFAKHAEAQTNISKQFIDRLPQKEYQAVVMGTILMDDKKGIIDVPVRYEPSTKPRHIVDMNWDKRALTHYEVLHHELRTDANGHAHPVTRVALKPITGRSHQLRVHMVHLGHVMIGDPIYAEGVALSLSNRLNLHAHKLRLKHPVHGAWLEWVSEVPF from the coding sequence ATGACTTTAAGCGATGGCGATATTGTACGATTAAATCAACAAGAAAGTGAGCAGTCAGACGAGTTTTTTTTGCAATTTGCCAAGCAAATCACCGTCTATGAAGATGAGGATATTTGGGTGCTGGATAAGCCAGCAGGTTTATTGAGTGTCGATGGACGAACCCTAAAAGTCAGCCTGCAATCCAGACTACTGCGAGTCAATCCACAGATAAAGTTGATTCATCGTCTGGATATGGATACCTCAGGTCTGATTATTTTTGCCAAGCATGCAGAGGCACAGACGAACATCAGCAAGCAGTTTATTGACCGTCTGCCCCAAAAAGAATATCAGGCGGTGGTGATGGGCACGATTTTGATGGACGACAAAAAAGGCATCATCGATGTGCCTGTGCGTTATGAGCCTAGCACCAAGCCAAGACATATCGTGGATATGAATTGGGATAAGCGAGCTTTGACGCATTATGAAGTGCTACACCACGAGCTGCGTACCGATGCTAATGGTCATGCACACCCAGTCACCCGTGTGGCACTCAAACCCATCACAGGCAGAAGTCATCAGCTGCGAGTTCACATGGTGCATCTTGGTCATGTGATGATTGGCGACCCCATCTATGCCGAAGGGGTGGCATTATCTTTGTCAAATCGTCTTAATCTACACGCTCACAAACTTCGCCTAAAACACCCCGTTCATGGAGCGTGGCTAGAATGGGTCAGCGAAGTGCCGTTCTAG